The Bacteroidota bacterium genome includes a region encoding these proteins:
- a CDS encoding replication-associated recombination protein A — MLFNTIPLAERLRPKNLDEFIGQQHLVGEGQVLRRMIQSGKLVSMIFWGPPGVGKTTLANIIARSANLPFFSLSAVSSGVKDVREVIEKGERGGKIVLFIDEIHRFNKAQQDSLLGAVEKGTILLIGATTENPSFEVISALLSRSQVFVLKEFTKEDLQQLIKRAITEDEILSKRKIIIEEEEALLQLSGGDARKLLNLLELIEESVAEEKLIITNDLVKQIAQKKLVLYDKNGEQHYDIISAFIKSMRGSDPNAAIYYMVRMIEGGEDPKFIARRMLVLASEDIGNANPNALLLATSCFQAVTMLGYPECRLTLAQTVIYLATSPKSNASYVALQNATNIVREKGDLQIPLPIRNAPTKLMKELNYGKEYKYAHDYENNFTEMEFLPEEIKGTKIFEPGNNAKENEMRRFLKERWGDKYGY, encoded by the coding sequence ATGTTATTCAACACAATTCCACTCGCCGAACGCCTTCGCCCCAAAAACCTCGATGAATTTATTGGGCAGCAGCATTTAGTGGGGGAGGGACAGGTTTTGCGGAGGATGATACAAAGCGGAAAATTGGTTTCCATGATATTCTGGGGACCACCGGGAGTTGGAAAAACCACTCTCGCCAATATTATAGCAAGATCGGCAAACCTTCCGTTTTTTTCGCTGAGTGCAGTTTCTTCGGGGGTTAAGGATGTGAGGGAAGTAATTGAAAAAGGAGAACGTGGCGGAAAAATAGTTTTATTTATTGATGAGATACATCGTTTTAATAAAGCACAACAGGATTCGTTGTTGGGTGCAGTGGAAAAAGGGACCATTTTATTAATTGGTGCCACTACGGAAAATCCTTCCTTTGAAGTTATTTCCGCATTATTGTCGAGAAGTCAGGTATTTGTATTAAAAGAATTTACCAAAGAAGACTTACAGCAATTAATTAAACGCGCAATTACGGAAGATGAAATATTATCCAAACGAAAAATAATTATTGAAGAAGAAGAGGCGCTTTTACAATTAAGTGGAGGTGATGCAAGAAAATTATTAAACCTGCTCGAATTAATTGAAGAATCTGTAGCCGAAGAAAAATTAATTATTACCAATGATCTCGTAAAACAAATTGCACAGAAAAAACTTGTTTTATACGATAAGAATGGCGAACAACATTACGATATCATTTCCGCATTTATAAAAAGTATGCGCGGAAGTGATCCTAATGCTGCGATATATTACATGGTGCGCATGATAGAAGGAGGGGAGGACCCGAAATTTATAGCCCGACGCATGTTGGTGCTTGCAAGTGAGGATATTGGAAATGCAAATCCCAACGCTTTATTATTAGCAACAAGTTGTTTTCAGGCAGTCACCATGTTAGGTTATCCCGAATGCCGACTAACCCTCGCACAAACCGTTATTTATCTGGCAACCTCACCAAAAAGTAATGCCTCTTATGTCGCTTTACAAAATGCCACCAATATTGTAAGAGAAAAAGGTGATCTGCAAATTCCTTTACCCATAAGAAATGCTCCCACCAAATTAATGAAGGAATTAAATTACGGTAAAGAATATAAATACGCCCACGACTACGAAAATAATTTCACCGAAATGGAATTTCTCCCCGAAGAAATAAAAGGCACAAAAATTTTCGAACCCGGAAATAATGCGAAGGAGAATGAGATGAGGAGGTTTTTGAAAGAGCGCTGGGGGGATAAGTACGGTTATTGA
- a CDS encoding glycosyltransferase family 39 protein, translated as MEKDYLIYLSFLSGMIAFIFMLKNIKAGMYLFLFTSAFLIRVFIAEQDNYLHNYDERYHALVGKNMAEHPFKPMLRTEPVLPYDYTSWTGNHIWVHKQPFFLWQIAASIKLLGPTEFAVRLPSVIMGALATILILSMGTYLFNKKVGFAAALMFCFSFYQLEQTAGVIGMDHNDISFMFYTTLSIWCYLKYLKQGSIIYVVGIGVFSGIAILNKWLPGLFIFGVWGIHSLLDRLIIHKNIEYLKITGALLLSFLTFMPWQIYVWKKWPLESAYEYEFNKRHFTEVLEGHSGEWYHYLNLYLQQYGQFSILLLILGLIFIFRKGQNKTLWISFITCIIIVYVVFSIAKSKSYSYVYYIAPLIILIFSKGLIVVIDYISDFFKQNYIKYAFLFVTLFGISAYIISFRDIKFSHVKGKSMYTENEKDLKLWNTAIYREIDNIAPDVDIIFNCKSMCEIDAMFYSSKNVYAWFPPENTIDSLKNMGYKLGAFESFDSQKLPEYIVEDNDIQIINKKQK; from the coding sequence ATGGAAAAGGACTATTTAATATATTTATCATTTTTATCAGGCATGATCGCATTTATTTTTATGTTGAAAAACATAAAAGCAGGTATGTATTTATTTCTTTTTACAAGTGCCTTTCTTATTAGAGTGTTTATTGCGGAGCAGGATAATTATTTACATAATTATGACGAAAGATATCATGCTCTTGTTGGTAAAAACATGGCTGAACATCCATTTAAACCCATGTTAAGAACTGAACCGGTCTTACCATATGATTATACTTCGTGGACAGGAAATCACATTTGGGTACACAAACAACCTTTCTTTTTATGGCAAATTGCTGCGAGTATTAAATTACTAGGTCCAACTGAATTTGCCGTAAGGTTGCCTAGTGTAATCATGGGAGCGCTCGCTACTATTCTTATTTTAAGCATGGGGACCTATTTATTTAATAAAAAGGTGGGATTTGCTGCCGCTCTGATGTTTTGTTTTTCATTTTACCAGTTAGAACAAACGGCCGGAGTAATTGGCATGGATCATAATGATATATCATTTATGTTCTATACCACTTTAAGTATTTGGTGTTATTTAAAATATTTGAAACAAGGGAGTATTATTTATGTTGTGGGAATTGGCGTATTTTCCGGAATTGCGATATTAAATAAATGGCTTCCGGGATTGTTCATATTTGGTGTTTGGGGAATTCATTCGCTTCTCGATAGATTAATTATACATAAAAATATAGAATATCTTAAAATTACAGGTGCATTATTGCTTAGTTTCCTGACATTTATGCCGTGGCAGATTTACGTTTGGAAAAAATGGCCATTAGAAAGTGCTTATGAATACGAATTTAATAAAAGACATTTCACGGAAGTTTTGGAAGGACATTCCGGAGAATGGTATCATTATTTAAATTTATATTTACAGCAGTATGGACAATTTTCCATACTATTACTTATTCTAGGGTTAATATTCATTTTCAGAAAGGGGCAAAATAAAACATTATGGATTTCATTTATTACTTGCATAATAATCGTATATGTTGTTTTTAGCATTGCGAAGTCCAAATCATATTCCTATGTATACTATATTGCTCCACTAATAATTTTGATCTTCAGCAAGGGACTCATTGTAGTGATTGATTATATCTCAGATTTTTTTAAACAAAATTATATTAAGTATGCATTTTTATTTGTCACCTTATTTGGAATTTCTGCATATATCATTTCATTTAGAGACATCAAATTCTCCCATGTTAAAGGCAAAAGCATGTATACTGAAAACGAAAAGGACTTGAAGTTATGGAACACTGCAATTTATAGAGAGATCGACAATATCGCCCCGGATGTTGATATTATTTTTAATTGCAAATCGATGTGTGAAATAGATGCAATGTTTTATTCCTCTAAAAATGTTTATGCCTGGTTTCCTCCAGAAAATACTATCGACTCACTTAAAAACATGGGTTACAAACTTGGAGCATTTGAAAGCTTCGACAGTCAAAAACTTCCGGAATATATTGTGGAAGATAATGATATACAAATAATAAATAAAAAACAAAAATGA
- a CDS encoding family 16 glycosylhydrolase gives MKLQFLILLLFYPLFSFTQCKLDYSGWGTPVFEDDFNYTSISELSPKWLFEYYGGIRTLNYDSEWGNIEDELYFPDQFELPGDGTVKIIAEKLDTQEPYFWDGNFLGFYHYHSGLLRANYANNACSGYGQTHGFNYGLYEIRCKMPSQSGMWAAFWLQWGPTEFDIVELFNEETFTARRFLSNVFNHNESYSSSVNFLYGADDDLSDDFHTYSLVWIPAIGANPPQATFFFDGYELYTVRAPEVPGNVCPLDMHINLAVHRDNDPADYGDFIIDYVRVYQKTDYSAPYKEEETYMSAPLDYSFNPGRAAFNGKNTIAVNSNDTRVYYRGIDNKMHLYTWLNATNSWQNSLLYLADVSEDQKISGDIVASGTNTVFYRGEDEYLQSYSKVDGAWKHTFLGVSDSDPLTHRVSSSNKSISMGPDGNVYYRGADNKIHRYYYTDGIWEHEWIDNTVPTLERVSGDIAVAPDGKIFYRGNDGFIQYYSFNGTIWQHFWIESNTADVSTKISSEPNSLAISNDNKVCYRGTNNKIHRYINSGDAYVHSQITVPFVDYQVKGNLQLGNNGEIYFLNDENYIRYVKPGLVVWKMYEIENKTWYDPRISPYFTAAGVGNKIYWRHEDGDIFNYYFDVCENLNPVEQTWICEPYCEPIFKHANTSFNKDLQIEIYPNPSSNFLNVEFTQLMPEMIVNIYGLNGEKIYSLSYNNIYNLTIDVSAISNGVYFIEFITNENTIVKKFIKE, from the coding sequence ATGAAACTCCAGTTTTTAATTCTTCTTCTTTTTTATCCTTTGTTTTCCTTCACTCAATGTAAGTTGGATTACAGTGGTTGGGGAACTCCGGTTTTTGAGGACGATTTTAATTATACCTCTATATCAGAATTATCACCCAAGTGGCTTTTTGAATACTATGGGGGAATTAGAACTCTTAATTATGATAGTGAATGGGGAAACATAGAAGATGAATTGTATTTTCCAGATCAATTTGAATTACCCGGTGATGGAACTGTTAAAATAATTGCGGAAAAACTGGATACTCAGGAACCCTATTTTTGGGATGGCAATTTTCTAGGTTTCTATCATTATCATTCAGGATTACTTCGTGCAAATTATGCTAATAACGCGTGCAGTGGTTATGGACAAACACATGGTTTTAATTATGGTTTATATGAGATAAGATGTAAAATGCCCTCTCAGTCGGGCATGTGGGCAGCATTTTGGCTGCAATGGGGCCCCACTGAATTTGATATTGTAGAGTTATTTAATGAAGAAACATTTACCGCAAGAAGGTTTCTTTCCAATGTATTTAATCATAATGAGTCTTATAGTTCTAGTGTTAATTTTTTATATGGTGCTGATGATGATCTATCAGATGATTTTCATACTTATTCCTTAGTTTGGATTCCTGCCATTGGTGCAAATCCACCACAAGCAACGTTCTTTTTTGATGGTTATGAATTATATACTGTAAGGGCTCCGGAAGTTCCCGGAAATGTTTGCCCTTTAGATATGCATATTAACCTTGCTGTACACAGAGATAATGATCCGGCCGATTATGGAGATTTTATAATTGATTATGTTAGGGTTTACCAAAAAACGGATTATTCAGCGCCATACAAGGAAGAAGAAACATACATGAGTGCTCCGCTTGATTATTCATTTAATCCTGGAAGAGCAGCTTTTAACGGTAAAAATACTATTGCCGTAAATTCTAACGATACCAGGGTTTATTACAGAGGTATTGATAATAAGATGCATTTATATACCTGGTTAAATGCAACCAATAGTTGGCAAAATAGTTTACTTTACCTTGCAGATGTATCGGAAGATCAGAAAATTTCAGGTGATATTGTTGCCTCAGGAACTAATACCGTATTCTATAGGGGAGAGGATGAATATTTACAAAGTTATAGTAAAGTTGATGGTGCTTGGAAGCATACTTTTTTAGGAGTGTCAGACTCAGACCCCTTAACACATAGAGTATCTTCTTCTAACAAATCAATATCAATGGGACCAGATGGGAATGTTTATTATAGAGGAGCAGATAATAAAATTCATAGATATTATTATACTGATGGAATTTGGGAGCATGAATGGATCGACAACACCGTTCCCACTTTAGAAAGAGTTTCTGGTGATATCGCAGTGGCGCCGGATGGAAAGATATTTTATCGCGGTAATGATGGTTTTATTCAATACTACTCATTTAATGGTACGATATGGCAACATTTTTGGATCGAATCAAATACAGCTGATGTTTCAACAAAAATATCAAGTGAACCTAATTCCCTTGCAATTTCAAATGACAATAAAGTTTGTTATCGCGGCACGAATAATAAAATACACAGATATATTAATTCTGGTGATGCCTATGTTCATTCGCAAATTACAGTACCATTTGTTGATTATCAAGTAAAGGGCAATTTACAATTAGGTAATAACGGGGAAATTTATTTTTTAAATGACGAAAATTATATTCGTTATGTAAAACCTGGTCTGGTTGTTTGGAAAATGTATGAAATTGAAAATAAAACTTGGTATGATCCAAGGATATCACCCTATTTTACTGCTGCCGGAGTAGGTAATAAAATTTATTGGCGACATGAAGATGGTGACATTTTTAATTATTATTTTGATGTATGTGAAAATTTAAATCCCGTTGAACAAACCTGGATCTGCGAACCCTATTGCGAACCAATATTTAAACATGCGAATACCAGTTTCAACAAAGACTTGCAAATTGAGATTTATCCAAACCCAAGTTCAAATTTTTTAAATGTTGAATTTACCCAATTAATGCCGGAAATGATAGTAAATATATACGGTTTGAACGGTGAAAAAATTTATTCGCTTTCATACAACAATATCTACAACCTGACAATAGATGTATCTGCAATTTCTAATGGTGTTTATTTTATTGAATTTATTACTAATGAAAACACAATAGTTAAAAAGTTTATTAAAGAATAG
- a CDS encoding 2TM domain-containing protein, translating into MQPNLDDKLWKMAQKRVSFRRHRIVFILVNIALAVIWYLSWDQTAERGPLTYWFLYTLCGWGIGLVIHYWNAYHDDESSVEREYNKLKENKIIEPEKKPAEQIKSVNENQ; encoded by the coding sequence ATGCAACCAAACCTCGACGACAAACTCTGGAAAATGGCGCAAAAACGCGTTTCATTTCGCAGACATAGAATTGTATTTATACTTGTGAATATTGCATTGGCAGTAATTTGGTATTTAAGTTGGGATCAGACCGCTGAAAGGGGACCACTCACATATTGGTTTTTGTATACTTTATGTGGATGGGGAATTGGTCTAGTGATCCATTATTGGAATGCATATCATGATGATGAAAGTTCTGTTGAACGCGAATACAATAAACTCAAGGAAAATAAAATAATAGAACCTGAAAAAAAACCTGCTGAGCAAATTAAATCAGTAAACGAAAATCAATAA
- a CDS encoding T9SS type A sorting domain-containing protein, with product MKKILLIAICISTGLHAQYTLELIKDLNPGEPNSDPGWFVEINDVVYFPANDGTNGIELWRTDATEAGTSMVKNIGTGASSMCESVYGCGSEHIVMNDILYFRATDNVHGAEIWRSDGTDAGTYMVKDINPGLGDNSNSIFMSAQYFAEMNDVLYFAADGGGNNIELWRSDGTEAGTYLVKDLALGGSSVPEFITAIENNIYFRCKNDDGESELWKSDGTEAGTILLKQMWVTATEYQNMFIAYDGFIYFRGGVGDPYDQELWRTDGTPAGTELFMNINEDDGDGSDPKQFFILNDKLFFVADNGDDDFIFTSDGTVAGTQKLLDENGDDVLPGNYAFLPSENKIYFSATNADFDDGLWVTDGTNAGTKFLSEYGSGAFDASTATVVNGNNIVYSGYDDDNGCTTVFQSNGTVAGTFQLLECDELSYPYSMITYNGMAILNGNADAVGAELWKLETEFEVGLEENNKLSNINIFPNPAADILHINSRNAEFAISEIQIFTIDGKCLLQTKGTSQLNISAFPAGLYFIRILDAFYQFEKM from the coding sequence ATGAAAAAAATATTACTCATCGCGATCTGTATTAGTACAGGATTGCACGCCCAATACACACTGGAGCTGATTAAGGACCTTAATCCAGGGGAACCGAACAGTGACCCCGGCTGGTTCGTGGAGATAAATGATGTAGTTTATTTCCCTGCTAACGACGGCACAAATGGAATTGAGCTATGGCGGACCGATGCTACTGAGGCCGGAACTTCGATGGTTAAAAACATTGGCACCGGCGCCAGTTCCATGTGCGAATCGGTGTATGGTTGCGGAAGCGAACATATAGTGATGAACGATATTTTGTATTTCAGGGCGACAGATAATGTGCATGGAGCGGAGATCTGGAGAAGTGATGGAACGGATGCCGGAACTTATATGGTAAAGGATATAAACCCGGGACTAGGTGATAACTCCAATTCGATATTTATGTCGGCGCAATATTTTGCCGAAATGAACGATGTTTTATATTTCGCTGCCGATGGTGGTGGAAATAATATTGAACTATGGAGAAGCGATGGAACAGAGGCAGGAACATATCTTGTGAAAGATCTTGCATTGGGTGGTAGTAGCGTTCCGGAATTTATAACTGCAATAGAAAATAATATTTATTTCAGGTGCAAAAACGACGATGGTGAATCTGAATTATGGAAAAGCGACGGCACCGAAGCAGGAACAATTTTATTAAAACAAATGTGGGTTACTGCCACAGAATATCAGAATATGTTTATCGCATACGATGGTTTTATTTATTTTAGGGGAGGAGTTGGAGATCCTTATGATCAGGAATTATGGCGCACAGATGGAACTCCTGCGGGAACAGAATTATTCATGAATATAAATGAAGACGATGGAGATGGGTCAGATCCAAAACAATTTTTTATATTAAATGATAAATTGTTTTTTGTGGCAGATAATGGTGATGATGATTTTATTTTCACCAGTGATGGAACAGTTGCAGGCACACAAAAATTATTGGACGAAAATGGTGATGATGTTTTACCCGGAAATTACGCATTTCTTCCCTCAGAAAATAAAATATATTTTTCTGCAACTAATGCTGATTTTGATGATGGTTTATGGGTGACTGATGGTACGAATGCAGGCACTAAATTTTTATCGGAATATGGTTCCGGTGCATTTGATGCATCAACCGCAACTGTGGTAAACGGCAATAATATTGTTTACAGTGGTTATGATGATGACAATGGTTGCACTACTGTTTTTCAAAGCAATGGCACTGTAGCCGGCACTTTTCAGTTATTGGAATGCGATGAGTTGAGTTATCCATATTCGATGATCACCTACAACGGAATGGCAATCTTAAATGGCAATGCAGATGCAGTAGGAGCGGAGCTATGGAAATTGGAAACGGAATTTGAAGTGGGTTTGGAGGAGAATAATAAACTGTCGAATATTAATATCTTCCCAAATCCAGCCGCAGATATTTTGCATATAAATAGTCGGAATGCGGAATTTGCAATATCTGAAATACAAATTTTTACGATTGACGGAAAATGTTTATTGCAAACAAAAGGAACTTCCCAATTAAATATTTCTGCATTTCCTGCCGGACTTTACTTCATCAGGATTTTAGATGCTTTTTATCAATTTGAAAAAATGTAG
- a CDS encoding M4 family metallopeptidase, translated as MKKLLITGCFLLVCIITSTKAQNVSREDLQNKKYSLYLHPESTPGWIEFRRDAPYTADALFKQQPDMFGMKGDDEMRILKTNTDLAGNKHYKYAQFYKGIRVEGIEHITHERNGKIHLANGYFVNDLQLNVSPDISSQRAIEIALANFPAEKYMWQDAEKENSFKTKKKDVNATLYPTPELLIVKKNVKGEMKADNYVLAYRMYVFAILPYIAEYVYVDAHSGEIIRTKSLDVTCNPSTIGTTFNGDQTVNTDYRTEDCGSGGDESTDYFSIDDCNPSTEIKSYYSASYGTFYYGDDWLICDNDNDWEDWVSGSNRMVLTTLWSVKRAYTYYVNNHGHYSFDGSDGLIDAFNNKTYFDDDDNPYCTNANYTNIIDNLNFGSGNDCEEGSSDDYNTLDIVGHEYTHGVIEYAHFDALDYSEESGALNESFADIFGEMVEYYVEGGTLSWLMAEDRGAIRSYSDPNDYGDPDTYLGDNWASLDGDDNGGVHTNSGVQNHMFYLLSEGGEGTNDHGVDYLVEGIGYDHARDIAWHAMMNYLNSDDGYLIARSAWIQSAIDLFGSCSQEVISVGQAFQAVGVTYYTSYDLAQMCGTYILSGFIDATYGIENSTLFFGGFIGDCVTTVNSTAIVTLESGYYVNLNPGFEAKSGCTFVAMIDECEVSEYDPDDLRTASEQTPETESEELSSINIYPNPANTEIKIEFDLADLSAVDITLFDISGRQIAIWKQNEILDAGNHNFEFNTSELLSGIYFCSIKTNDGISTNKFVIQH; from the coding sequence ATGAAAAAGTTATTAATAACAGGATGTTTTTTGTTGGTCTGTATCATAACATCAACAAAAGCACAAAATGTATCCAGAGAAGATCTGCAGAATAAAAAATACAGCTTGTATCTTCATCCGGAAAGCACACCAGGCTGGATAGAATTCAGGAGGGATGCACCCTACACGGCAGATGCACTATTTAAACAACAACCTGATATGTTTGGTATGAAGGGCGACGATGAAATGCGTATACTTAAAACCAATACCGATCTTGCCGGAAATAAACACTATAAATACGCGCAATTTTATAAAGGAATTCGTGTGGAAGGTATAGAACATATCACCCACGAAAGAAATGGAAAAATTCACCTCGCAAATGGTTATTTTGTAAACGATCTGCAATTAAATGTAAGTCCGGATATTTCTTCCCAGCGCGCCATTGAAATTGCATTGGCAAATTTTCCCGCAGAAAAATATATGTGGCAGGATGCTGAAAAAGAAAATTCTTTTAAAACAAAAAAGAAAGATGTCAATGCAACACTTTATCCAACTCCGGAATTATTGATCGTGAAAAAAAATGTGAAAGGAGAAATGAAAGCGGATAATTATGTATTGGCGTATCGCATGTATGTTTTTGCCATTCTGCCATATATTGCAGAGTATGTTTATGTGGATGCACATAGTGGTGAAATTATCAGAACAAAAAGTTTGGATGTAACATGTAATCCATCAACAATAGGAACAACTTTTAATGGCGATCAAACTGTAAATACAGATTATAGAACAGAAGATTGCGGAAGTGGTGGTGATGAAAGTACAGATTATTTTTCCATCGATGACTGTAATCCTTCTACGGAAATTAAAAGTTATTATTCTGCCTCCTATGGTACGTTTTATTATGGTGATGATTGGCTAATATGCGATAACGATAATGATTGGGAAGATTGGGTATCCGGTTCTAATAGGATGGTGCTCACTACATTATGGTCGGTTAAACGAGCATATACCTATTACGTAAATAATCATGGTCATTACAGTTTCGATGGCAGCGACGGATTAATTGATGCATTTAATAATAAAACATATTTTGATGATGACGATAATCCGTATTGCACCAATGCAAATTATACGAATATCATTGATAACCTGAATTTCGGGAGCGGAAACGATTGTGAGGAAGGATCATCTGATGATTATAATACACTCGATATTGTAGGACATGAATATACGCATGGAGTAATTGAATACGCACATTTTGATGCATTGGATTATTCGGAAGAAAGTGGTGCATTAAACGAATCGTTTGCAGATATTTTCGGTGAAATGGTGGAATATTATGTGGAAGGTGGAACATTAAGTTGGTTAATGGCTGAAGACAGAGGTGCAATTCGTTCTTATTCTGATCCTAATGATTATGGTGATCCTGATACGTATTTAGGTGATAATTGGGCAAGTTTAGATGGTGATGATAATGGAGGAGTGCACACAAATAGCGGTGTTCAAAATCATATGTTTTATTTGTTGAGTGAAGGTGGTGAAGGTACAAATGATCATGGTGTTGATTATCTGGTGGAAGGAATTGGTTATGATCATGCACGTGATATTGCCTGGCATGCGATGATGAATTATTTAAACAGTGATGATGGTTATTTAATTGCGAGAAGCGCGTGGATACAATCTGCTATTGATCTTTTTGGCAGTTGTTCTCAAGAGGTGATTTCTGTGGGCCAAGCATTTCAGGCAGTGGGTGTAACTTATTATACAAGTTATGATCTGGCGCAAATGTGTGGTACGTATATTTTATCCGGATTTATTGATGCTACTTATGGAATTGAAAATTCAACATTGTTCTTTGGAGGTTTTATCGGCGATTGTGTAACTACAGTGAATTCAACAGCAATAGTAACTTTAGAATCCGGATATTATGTAAATCTCAATCCCGGTTTTGAAGCCAAATCAGGTTGCACATTTGTAGCAATGATCGATGAATGTGAAGTAAGTGAATATGATCCGGATGATCTGAGAACTGCTTCAGAACAAACACCTGAAACAGAAAGTGAAGAATTATCATCCATTAATATTTATCCAAATCCTGCAAATACAGAAATAAAAATTGAATTTGATCTTGCTGATCTATCTGCAGTTGATATCACCTTATTTGATATTTCCGGAAGACAGATCGCAATTTGGAAACAAAATGAAATATTGGATGCAGGGAATCATAATTTTGAATTTAACACCTCCGAATTATTATCCGGTATTTATTTCTGCAGCATAAAAACAAATGATGGTATTTCAACAAACAAATTTGTAATACAACATTGA